The following are encoded together in the Daucus carota subsp. sativus chromosome 5, DH1 v3.0, whole genome shotgun sequence genome:
- the LOC108221701 gene encoding uncharacterized protein LOC108221701, with protein sequence MEGGVEEGSNPKTHPTQNDAVPRSSKRKTSKRRPICICIATTLAILILLILIITILALTVYKAKRPVITVSSVSLNDFDFDVDLPLKIHLNLSLDVDLTVKNPNKVAFRYTNTSALLKFEDNVIGEVPLPAGKIKASGFTPLNLTLTVMADRLLSDSDVYSDVFKSGTLPVSTTTRIKGRVRILHLFDIHVVSYSYCDINIGILSRSIQNQTCQYKTKL encoded by the coding sequence ATGGAAGGAGGAGTCGAAGAAGGCTCAAACCCCAAGACTCACCCCACTCAAAACGACGCCGTCCCCCGCTCCTCCAAGCGAAAAACCTCGAAACGAAGACCAATCTGCATCTGCATCGCCACCACACTCGCCATCCTCATCCTCCTCATCCTAATCATCACCATCCTCGCCCTCACCGTCTACAAAGCCAAGCGCCCCGTCATCACCGTCTCCTCCGTCTCCCTCAACGACTTCGATTTCGACGTCGACTTGCCGCTCAAaatccacctcaacctcagccTCGACGTTGACTTGACCGTCAAGAACCCCAACAAAGTCGCCTTCCGCTACACAAACACCTCCGCATTGCTCAAATTCGAGGACAACGTCATCGGCGAGGTCCCCTTGCCAGCTGGCAAGATCAAGGCCAGCGGATTTACGCCGTTGAATTTGACGCTCACGGTTATGGCCGATAGGCTGTTATCCGATTCGGATGTTTATTCGGACGTGTTTAAATCAGGCACGCTTCCGGTGTCGACGACGACGAGGATCAAAGGGCGTGTGAGGATATTGCATTTGTTTGATATTCATGTGGTTTCGTATAGTTATTGcgatattaatattggtattttGAGTAGGAGTATACAGAATCAGACTTGTCAGTATAAgaccaaattatga